ACTTTATGAGGTGTATTTTCTTTTTAAGCTGAGTTGTGCCCCAAAGTAGATTACGTTGGTAATGGTTCATTTTGGATATGACTTGTTGTGGGAGTTTAATGAGTTGCATTACATGATTAGGGAAAGTATTTAACGTAGATTTGATGAGGGTAGTCAGACCTACCATTATAAGCATATTGACTTTTCACTTTGCCAATTTTGCTTTAAAGTTATCAAGGATGACCTAAAAGTCGGATTTGATGGGTCCTTGTGTGAATAGGGAAAAGCCTATGTATTTCCCAAATTGGACTCCTTTCATACTAAAGGAATCTAGGACAAAAAATTTATCAATTTGTATGacatttttttagaaaattttttTTGACTTTATATAATTAATACTTTGTCCTGACTTTTTGTGTGTATTGGTTAAGAGTATCTATAATGGAGTGGACACTTGTAGTTATTAGTCTTGAAGTTAGTATAATATCATCGGCAAATAATAGGTAAGAAACTATTGGGCCATTTCTCGATGCCTTTATGGGCTTCTATTGTTGGTAATCCACGACAGTATGTATTTGACGTGATAAATGCTCCATACATAATATGAAAATATAGGGAGATAAGGGGTCACCTTGGCGTATTCCCCTTGTTGGTGAGAAGTACGGTGTTGGGTGACCATTTAGTAGGATAGATATAGAAGCGGTACTGATGCACGACATAATCAGGTTTATGAATTGGATTGGGAAGTTAAAGAAGTGCAATGTTTCTTTAATGAAACTCCATTCTATTTTATCGAAAGCTTTTTTTAGATCTAGTTTTAGTAAGAAATTAGCTTGTTTACCTTTCTTTTTACTAAAGGAATGTAGCATCTCTTGGACTATGATGGCATTATCTGACGCACGTCGCCCTTTTAAAAAAGCTAACTGTCTGaggtttattatttttattataataggCTTTAGTCTAGAtactattattttggtaattattttatAGATAGTATTGCAAAGGCCAATGGGCAGGTATTGAGTAATGGAGGATGGATGTTTGACATTGGGGATAAGACATAGATAGGTCTTATTTATTTGTGATGGAATATGTTGATTTGTGAATACCTGGTTACAAAAGGAGATGACGGAATGGGCAATTCGGGGCCAGTAGGTTTGATAGAAGTAAGGGTGTAGGCTATCTGGCCCCAGAGCTTTAAGTAGTTAAAATGAGGTTACTGCATGAAATATTTCCGTTGTGGTATGGCACGAGTCAGATTGGATTGATCCGTAGTAGTGAGTGTTTTATATGTAGATGTACCGTAAGATTTTATGGAATGGGTGTGGGTTGTTATGAATAAAGTTTATAATAATGGAGGATCATATCATTGACTTTGATTGTTCAAGAATCCAATTACCACGTGTATCATTGAGAGCGGTTATGCGATTTCTTCTCCTTCTTTGAAGAGTAGTGAGGtggaaaattttggtatttgcaTCTCCTTGTTGAAGCCAGTTTATACGTGATTTTAATCCCCAAAAATTTTCTTCAAGTCGTAGCAGGTCATTATAATTATTAAGAAGATTGATTTCTAGATATTGGAGAAAGGTGCTTATGGGGTAACTATGGGAGGATTGAATACCAAAAATTCTGgctaataattttttttgttttttaaaaaatattaccaTGAGTAGTTTGGTTCCATTCCTAAACTTCTTCTGTGAAATCATCTATTGCTTGTAGTAGGCCCTTATTAGGATACCAGATATGAGTAATTATGGAGAAAAATTATGGATGTGAGGTCCATATTGTTTCAAATCTAAAAACTTTTTTTTCGGTGAAATGTGTATTTTAATTTAAGTAATAAAGGGCAGTGATTGGAGTGTGTTCTAGGTAGATGTTATACATTTGCTTTTTGAAATAAGTTAATCTGGTCATAGTTGCATACATACCTATCTAGTCGTTCTAATATTCTATTTGCTAGACAACGTTTGTTGGTCCAGGTATAGCGACTTCCTCTATATCCTAAGTCCAATAACTGACAATGGTTAACGCATAAATTTATTGCATCTATTTTTACTAATAGGGTTGCCTCCAAATTTCTCTGTTGCTCGTACTACTTCATAAAAATCCCCTCCAATTAACCAAGTTATGTTAATAGTGTCATGCAAGGCCATTAGGTTAGACCATAAAGTTGAACGTGCATGTAAATCAAATTTTGCATATACTACTGAAAATAGCCAAGTAGTAAGGTTTGGTGGTACATGGACAATGGAATGAATTGCTTGAGATGTGACCTCTATTTGATCAAGTTGTAAAATATCCTCATGTCACAGTAATGTAATACCTCCCGACTATCTTTCTGCTAGTACATGTGCCATGTTAGTAGAACCAAATTCTTCTTTCAAGTGAGTATGGCATTGTAGATGAGTTTCCAACAGTGCCACGAGTGCAGGTTGATAGTAGTTGAGTAGAGATAAAATATTTCTCTTAAAATTCGGTGATTGTGTTTCTCTACAATTTCAAATGATGAACTGCACTTGCTTACTGTTGAAGGGTGGTGGTGACAAGTTCTGAGTCTCCTCCACTTGTGTTGCCGTCATTTGTGTCATCGATGGAATCATCACTATCCCATATTTCTCCATCTCTTGATTAGTGGCTGGTCGAATATTTAGGGAACAACTTCTTAGTTCCTTGGGGTAAATTATTACTACTTTTCTTGCATACTGCTCTTTGAGGATGTAAGATTTATTGTCATTGAGGAGGTATAATATTGGCCTTGTTTCCCTGATGTCCGCCATTGTCGTTGTAACTTTGAGTTGTTCTATTTCGTCTAGACTCACTGGTTGAGTTACTAGTTGACACGGTGACACTTGTGCATGTAGTGGGGTTGGAATAATGAGGATCGACCCGGGTTGTATCCATGGAACTATGGAATGATATGGGAGTTGAGGTGGGTAGAATGGTAGTTATATGGGTTATGGTAGTAATTGGTAATGGTTATATTGGTGGTTTGTCTCCTGGTGGTGATATAATAGTGGGAGTAGTGTGTGGTATTGGTAGTTGTGGAGTGTCGAGGGTGGGCGCATGGCCAATAAATACTGATTGTAGAGGTCGACCCCCCATCCTCATTCCCTTTGTCATTATTTGCGCAATGTCTGTTGGGTTTTGGATCATGATGATCACGTCTTGAACATCTATCTCCATTGTGAAGGTTGGTGCGTCTCTTGGAGGCTCATTTCCCGCTATGATTGAGGATAAGTGTGTACTGGGGGTATATTAAGATGAATATTGGTGGGGGTATTATGGAGGTTGGTTCGATGGTTGCATGGTGAGTGTGTTCAAGATGATGGGGTGTTGGAGTAGGTGAGTGTTCGTGAAGGAGAGTGTCCTTCTATGTTGCAGATTTAAGGGTATTTGATTCATTAGTGTGGAGTGTAAGTGTAGTAGTATCCTTACTTGTAGTAGAGGTGTTAGTGTTGGAAAGGTGGGTTAATGATGAAACAACAGAAGTAGGATTTATTTGAGTGGGTACTGGCTGTGGTTGATTAGATAGGGGTTGATGATGAAGTTATTTGTGAAGGAAGATCATGTGTCTTCTCTGCATGTGTAGTGATTTGTGTGTGTTAAGATATTAGAGATAAGGTGTTTGGAGTGGAGGGGTTATGCGTGTGTATTGGGCCTGGCAAAGTAGATTTTATATGCCTTATATCATGAGGGAAATTGGGTTATGTAGGATTGGGTAGTGTAGTTGTTTGTGACAATTTGATTGATGTGTCGTCTTGTTGTGCAGTGTCAGGGTCTTGTGCCACTGGGCTTGTAACCGTTGTTAAACAATTCGACGTGGAGGGGGATTTGTATCTTGGTGTACTGTAGGATGATGAGGTGAGGATATGCCTAGTTTGGGCAGACTAATCTGGGTATGGGATTTTGGTGTGTTATGTATATTAGGCTGGTTGGATTGTGTTGTTGGGCTTAATGGCGTTAAGTTTGAGTCCAACATAGTGATATCCTCAATTTTCTCTATTAATTCTAATGtagagttattaaaaaaatttggggggaggggggggaagAGGGGGAGGGGTAGCAAGGTCTTTTCCTTTGGTTGGGGACCAGGGTTTGGGAGTTGGTCGTTTGAAGACGTACCTTTGGGGTCCAATGTAGTAGCCGCCATAGCATTGATGTGTGTTGAGCGGGCTTTGATTGATGTTTCTTTGTTATGTGAAGGCATGGGGCCTTTCCCGCGAGGCAGCCTTTTGTATTTGTTTTTTTAGGGAAAACTTACTATTTTTCATTCACTGGTGATAGGTGATTATTAATGAGGGAGTTCTTTTGCTTGAAGAAACTGAGTAACAGTAGTGGATCCTGTGGGTGGAGATGAGTTAGCATGGAATGTACTTGGTTCTCCATGTATTGTTTTAAATGTGCATAGTGTTTTATTATGACCAAGCCTTCCACATATGGTGCATAGCATGTTGAGACCTTCGTATAGAATTTGTTGTCGGTGCATACGAATGAAAACATATATTTTTAATGGTTGTTCCAACGAACTTCAATACATATTCTTGTGTATCTTCCCCTGGTGGTAGCCGACGTACAAATATCAATCTTGAGAAGGGTACTAATTTTGGATCCAACTCTTTGTAGGATGTCAAAGTCGTAAAATTCAGTGGGTAACCCATGTAATCATATCCAAATAACTAAATAAGTAAGTTGTGTATTGGAGGCAATAAATTTAGGTTCTCATTTACGCACTGATAAGAAGTGATTAAATATAAACCAAGGTCCTTCATGGAGTGTTTTATTCATATTATCTTCCTTTTGGAATTTTATGAGGAAGAAGTGTGAACCCAAATCGATTAGTGGTTATTCTTCTGTAGGTTGCCATAGTGTACGTAATTTGGTACATAGTGTTTGATGCCCAACTTTTCGACCAAATACTTTGACTGTCACATAAAATTTCCAAGGAGAATTTAATCTAGTTTTATCAGAGGATGCTAAAGGAATAAAGGTATCGTGTTGGTCGTCATTTGTAGTTTCATCGGAGAAATCAATGTATGAGTGAGTTGTGTGACAAGTGCTCTGTAAATGGTGGAATTTGTTGTGTGAAAGTAGTGTGTGCTTGAAGGATTGTTTCGTGTCTGGGGAAGCATTGTTGTGTATCGTGGGTGGATCAATGTGCATGGTACTCAAACCAAGTGATTCAGGCGGAGAGTTGGTGGTGATATTTTCCATGGTGGAGTTTGGGTAGTGTTTtagaagaggaaaaggaaaaacaaaatttGTAGAGAAAAGGGAGAGCTTCTCACTCtaatccatttttcttttttacaaagTCAATTTTTCTTGCTTGTATATTTTTTGATTAAATGTGCACTCTATTAATATTGTTTACTTTCAAGAACAATTAATATTATGgacaaatagaaaaaaaaaattgattaattTTATCTTTGATTTTATAAATTGACAAGTATTTTGGGATAAATATTTATAGTAACCTTGACAGCTAATATTTGGCCCCTAACCTTTTTATGTTAGATTTTTGGTATTTTGGTATATATTGATAATTGACTTTTATTCCCCTCTCtacttcattttttttattagtcGCACGCGTTGCGTGTGTACCCATGTCACgagtaaaaatattttaaaaattacataaatattattaacAACATATcatgagttataaaataaaaactttaaaaaatagtATAAGCTCCTAAATATGATAAATTTTGATTATGTGTAGGTAATTTTATAATAAGAAATATTGTCCCACAGAAATACTCATAAACTTTATTGAAATTTTGATACATGGGTTTTATATTTAGTTTAAAAGCCCCAACAAAATAAATCAGAATTCTTTTTTATAAGAAGTATAATTCTTTTTTATAAGgtagttttttcttttattttccgtagttttttcttttattttgtgttAGGAGATTTTGGAACTGAAAAAAAATTCATTCCTTCCTGAAAAGATATATGTGGTTGAAGGAAGCAAGTGCGATACCTGCAGTTgggtaaaaattggaaaaattagGACTTAActtattttacaccatttttcaaTCATAAACTctctagaggcaatttttgaaAAGGATGAGGCTTGTTCTAAAGAAAAAGCCGTGGTTGATTGTTAGTTGATTCCAGAAataggtaagtgtcgtggttaaccttgacttgagggaattaggacttgattggtctatttgctacgtgatttataTGTCGGGATggtgtatatgcaaggtgacgagtgcatatacCTTATCATGGGTTAAGCATGCGAGGCGGGCTCCTTAATTGCATGTTTTCATTTATACCATGCTTTCATGTTATTACTCGTTCGGAGCTTTAATTGTTACTTGTCCTTACTTGTTAAATTCATCCTTTCGTTCGTTACATGCCTTAATTTGTTCTATGTTCTCATGTGTCTGTATCTTCATTTATTGACCGTCTTTACTTGCTTTATCTAATTATATGTTGTTAGATAGGCGCTTTTACTTGTCTTACGTCTTTATTTGTTAAATATCGCTATTGCGTTTCATTGTGAAATACGCGTAGTTGGTTGTAGTATTGTACATACATGTTATATACATGGGATCAcgttgcatgccgcaatggatATTGGAGGAgtatttgggatcgggttgcacgccgcaatgatattgatattgatattgtatatgggatcgggttacacgccacaacggtattggtatatatatatatgtgtgtggatTGGGTTATACACCGCAACAGAGAAGGTATATTATGATTGTTCTTGGTTGTAGGTTCTGTATCCGTGTTGTGTTGTGAATTTGAACATAGATAATATTCTAGAGCCCTCTGTTATGTATTTCATGTTCAGGTTTTCATGTTAATTGTTGTTTCTCTATTCTGCTATTATTTTTGCTTATACTCGTACAGGTTTATAGTGAGTGTCTTGTtatagcttcgtcactactttgtcgaggttaggcttggtggtacttacggagtacatgaggtcggttgtactcatactacacttttgcacttcttgtgtagattttggtgtTGGTCCCAGTAGCGCTTAGTGGAGGTTTTGCTGGGACGGTCATTATCCGTAGGCTTGAGGTAGAGTTGCACGGCACGCAGACCCTGAAGTCACGTCCTTATCTTTATTACTGTTTATTCCATTCGGACAATCGTTTTTAATTTCAGCCCCTATTTGTAGTATTTTTAGCAACTCATGTATTTGTGACACTAATTTCTGGGTTGGACTAGACAACGTTGGTTTCATATTTTGTTGTATTGCAAGTATTTCATACTTTTATTCTTAAACATTTGCTTTTCAATTGTTAAAAGTTGCTTAAATGATTAGCTAGTGTCGATTTGCCTAGCAAGCGAATTTTAGGCGTCATCACAGTCCAGGATTTGGGTCATTACAGCGATCTAACCCAAAATATATCAAAAGGTTGTAAGTAGATGCCGATGTCCGCAAAATATAAACAATTATTAAAGCATCTTACTTTTGCCCAAGTATCAGCTATCCAAACGATTAAGCTATAAGTTTAGCTGTCACTTTTTCAGAGCTCGATCTTTTGAGAAATGTTTTTACCTTAACAAATCACTCAACCCATTCCCTCGGGGAATCATCATGCAAGCAGTGATTACAGTAGAATGATCTTATGACAGCGGTAATCAAATTTTCACTTCCACCTCAATTGTGAGATTTCCCCTTAAACATGTTGAGCAATAGCTTTTGCTCATTGCCAAATTTAGTAGTAATTAATAAAACAAGAATCTTCTATCTCCAAAATACTAGTTTTTGCTCCGAAAGCAAATGTATTGGCCATGACTACAACATTTGGTGTAATAAACCAGGCTTGTAAAAATAAACAGATTTACATCTCCATTTGTTAATAGCAAAGAGAAGCCAACTCTCCCACTCCAACAAACATGCATTGGAATGGAATAGATCCTGGGTATCTGGTCTAAAACCAAGACCTTGCTGTCTAGAGTGTCTCTCACCCAAGTGCTGGGGTGATCTCagagcaaagtgatgagaacatTTTATCCATGTCATTCAGCAATTAACTCTGATGAATTCTATTTCCTGCAGACATCCACATCCCAGAAACAATTAGCAAGAAATGTTTTGATGCTTTGTGTTTCTTTTCAAATACAGTATAAAATAATGCATAGGACAAGTTGGTCAATACTCGATACACGCAGAGGGAAATAATGAGCTTCGCTACTTGAGACTAAAACAAGGGAGGCTGAAGCATTATATTACTTTCTTCTTTTCGCTTTCTTATTGAGAAATACTTCAAAGGTTTATCGGAAGGACAATCAATTTTCCGACTGGCCAACATCAGCAAGGAATCGAGGTAGTTTTCGTACAATCACATTCCGCTAGCCCCAGGCATTATTAGCTAATTTTATGATCAACAATGTCGCTATAATGGAACATGCACAAAGCTCAGTGTCAAAATATAGACACAAAAAGGAGAATTCTCCACAATGGTCCAGTGTCGCATGGTAGACACCTCACTCAACAGAACATGCAATATGAGCGTGATGGTCTGAGAATACTTTAAATTTCAAACAAGTGAGCCAACCAGAAAGCCTGGCTTAATGACAAGGGATTATTGATGAGCTTTACTAACCTGCAACTCTTTTTTGAAGGAACAACAAGTCCCCTTTTCTCCAGGCTTTTAAACCGATCTCTTGCAAGGGTGCAGCACCCCTGTTTGCAACAGAAAGCAAATCCACATAAGAAAATCTTGAAAATAGAAATAGACGTTACAACAACCATTTTGGAGAAATTTGAAATCAGGAACGCAACCTTCAGTTTACGGAGGGAACCAGTAATCTCTTCAGACAGTAAGACCTGAGCAGGAGCAGGCTCGAATCTGAAATGACAGATGCCATTTATCTTTTCAACATCCAAAGTTATTATTGTAGTAATAAAGTAAAAGCACAAGAAAAACAAGTCTcattgctcagatcatgcaagctaGAAGTTGAAACATTTTTAAGAGTTAAAACCATAAAAATCCCTTTGAATTCTGATGTTCTAGAAAACCATTTTTCTTCCAGTTAGCAATTCATTCGTAGAATTTTTCACTTAAATAAAACAGCACATACTTGCACTTTCCCAAGCGTGGTGGACAAGATTTTAGTCTTTCCTTTTTAGCAGTGACACGACGGAGATGTCTTTTCTGtttttcttcatcctctttctctatttcttgaattatatCCGGTAAGCTGCAGAAACGAAAACAACTTTTCAGAATTGATAAGACAGGCAAATCCTATTTAACTAGAAAATGATTTGCCTGATTTTCTAAGCAATAGAAAACCTGTCAATCTCTTTGGAGAGCTTTTCTGCTTTTGTTGCTTCAGCTTCTGCTTTCAGCTGTTCTTTGCGTCTAGCCCGTCGATTTTTCTCAACTTGTGTTAACATTTTGGGCTTTTGGGGCCTGCATATATTTAAATTATGATGTGTAATTTCATTAAGTGTTAAATGAAGGTGAGATATAACCTAACATGGATTGCAAAGGAAGCTAATGGCTTACCTAGTACACTGCAAATTTTCAGAACACATAGCTGTcttacaaaaaaaagaaaaaataaaatcttGAACACTGGTCACTTTACAACTGAACATTATTAGGAGATTAGGATGATAGGATCATTACCACCAACGGAAGAAACAGATATGAAGTCGGAGGGCATCATTAGCTTCCATATTATCTATCAAGCTTACCAGAGACACAGCTCACACAATTTAATTCAACTAGATTAAGGAGCAAACCTCTTCACATTGAAAAAATGATTTTAACTGAACATATTCGAGCAACCAAAGGGTTTCCAAAGGTTTTATAAAGGTCTTCACCTAGTCATCCATTGACGTATGGATTGGATGCTCAAATTCTTAAATACCCACAAAAACTGAATCAATTATTTCCTAGTTCAAGACTTCCAATACCATTCAATTATTGACAATTTATGAATGAGAAAAAAATAATGAGAACTTGCAGGGTTAGCTACAAATATTGGAAAAAATAAGAGTTATAAATGTCGGAAATAATGAACTTCTCCACTAGCTCAAATTCAACCCCACAAAAACTGAATCGGTTATTTCTCGGTTCCAAACTTCCAATACTGCTCAGTTATTGAAATAATGTGAATTTTCGCATTAGCCACAAATATTGGAAAAATAAGAGCTATTAATGTTGGAAAGAACAACTTTTTCCACTTGTAGAAAAAGTAAACCAACTGAATAGGGCAAAAGAGGGTCCAAATAAATAGGGACAAAGGAAGCATAAGGTCTTAGTGCATCAGTGATAGGGATAGATGTATCGCATTGGACCTCATAAACATCCATCGGCTTAGAACTTTGTGGAAACTATTAAACATGCAAAGCCACATAAATGAAACTAAACTGCATTTCTAGTGATGATGATAAGGAGTTGATAGTAGTAATCGATAATCGGAAGCTACTATAAAAACGAGAAATAGACAACTCATGTTAGCCTTGTAAAGTTACAGTAAAATTTAACTTAGCTGAATTGTTGTAACCAGACTCCAGAGAttgatatgtaattgattttacTGTCAGCATAATTTAACATGCAAATTCTTAAAACGCTTCAAATTATCACCTTATTTTTTCTCTGAAGCCTAAAGGCTAAAGATTATCAAAGATGCACCTTTTTACTATTTTCAGGGAGTCCATGAATATGGACAGACACAGATAAATAAATTACATAGTTCGAAGTTTGACAGCCGAACTTTTAAGTAATATAATTTTAAATACTTATGAATACTGAGCTGGCGATGAACAGAACACATTTCAATAGGTAAAACTATCATGACAGTCGAGCAACAAGCAGAAGCTTACCTTTTCTCCAGATCTGTGTTTCCATCTTCCACTAGATTTTCATTCTCCACGTCACTCCCACTGTCCGCTTCATCCGCTTCAAGTAAATACATCTGAGACAAATGAATCTTCAGTGCATACTTATATCAAGTATAACAAAACATAGCCTGTAAAGTATCTGCAAGGGCCAAGGCCCTAGCAAGAAAGTAACAGAGAAAACTTACCTCTTCTTCATTAACTGCTTCTCCAGGAACAATCAAAGGAATAGGCTCTGGCCCCAATTCATTTCTATAAATTTTCTGCATTTCATCTGCAACAGCACAAGCTAATGCATCCTGAAGTGATAAGATACAGAGTGAGTTACTAATTACAGGGAGTAGCAGCTAGGTAATAGCAAAATATGACATTCAGACATCAGTTTTTACCTGATGACTTTCGGATGCTGGATTGAATGAGCATCCTGGAGGCTCAACTTCCACAGCAGGTATAACAGTTGTCTTGGGCTTCTGTCACAGGCAATGCATGTTAATTCGATTACATATACTAATGCAGAGTTGTCTTTTCTCTTTTCGAAAGTACACCGATTCATAACTGTTCTAGGAAAATCATAACTTTACAATTCAAATACTCGAGATTTAGGACCATACACAAATATACACACTTAAGATAGTGAAATAATGGAAGGAAGGAAAAGACAGGTGGTACAAACGATATGCACTAAGCACAAGTAACGACATGGAAATAAAATACTATCTCCTCCCTGAGTAACATTGCGCAATTCAAAGGGCTTGTATCACCACCTTACCCACACCAGTCACTGAAAAGTGAATTATGAAAAGAGATCACTCCGCAACAGCAGGAAAGTACAGTAAGTCAAACCCCTGAAATGCAATCCCAATAATAACACTCTACACATGCATCACAAATTTTGATCAATATCTTTAGACAGCCTAGAGTACCCATGATGCTGAAAGGAAGATTTCAAATTGCCAAATTGAGGAATGACCAAAATGGAAATATACCTGATATCGTTTTTTACTAAATCGTGTATATGTTACAGATCATTGTAAGATCATTGTATCTGCATACTTCGTGTGCTCCTAATTTGTCAGATAGTGTGTTGAAAATGTGTTGAGTGAATAGGCAACTAACTGAGTCAATCAATCAGCTATGCATCAATCACGAACATAGTTAGGGTCGGCTATAATGGATACTCTTTAGCCATTCTGCTTTATTTAGGCCCATTACCTTCAATGATAAAGGACCTTATATCCAGTCTCAGgcgtctttttttttttaactctcaTCTGTCCTTTGGGAGGATAACATGGCACAGAGGACATGCAAGGAAATGGTTCCTTAAAGAGATGCTTTTTACATGTGATGCTTTCTTGGAAAATAAAATATTCAATTGACTTAAAAATTAATCATTTTGTTAAGTTGactttaaactaatcattttaaG
This DNA window, taken from Nicotiana tabacum cultivar K326 chromosome 4, ASM71507v2, whole genome shotgun sequence, encodes the following:
- the LOC107805663 gene encoding ribosome biogenesis protein NOP53; protein product: MGKRSKSSRKGKKEWRANISTEDIEDFFDNSTKDALSGGSLAQVPSDSLFYVDKSRDLSAKRKIEKHREKVLRCDSMLQRNAFVEPVPSSTGKKSKKKNKEVQIAKDKGQKDLTGGDSGMVDIWDDKGGLVIKTKKKPKTTVIPAVEVEPPGCSFNPASESHQDALACAVADEMQKIYRNELGPEPIPLIVPGEAVNEEEMYLLEADEADSGSDVENENLVEDGNTDLEKRPQKPKMLTQVEKNRRARRKEQLKAEAEATKAEKLSKEIDSLPDIIQEIEKEDEEKQKRHLRRVTAKKERLKSCPPRLGKCKFEPAPAQVLLSEEITGSLRKLKGCCTLARDRFKSLEKRGLVVPSKKSCRK